One Anas platyrhynchos isolate ZD024472 breed Pekin duck chromosome 10, IASCAAS_PekinDuck_T2T, whole genome shotgun sequence genomic window carries:
- the ATP7A gene encoding copper-transporting ATPase 1, producing MEARSIVIGVEGMTCHSCVQAIEQHVGKRNGVHNIKVSLEDKNAVIIYDSKLQTPATLQEAIYDMGFDATSAGSDPQPVLPDTIFLTIPAQSALTSKEIRSTLLKNKGILDVKMSSDQKSAVVTFLSSVINGKQIIQMVPGVDLNISAPELTTGTCEDSSWSQASSVLLRLKVEGMTCHSCTSTIEGKVGKLQGVQRIKVSLDNQEAVVVYQPHLITAEEIKCQIEAVGFTASFKKQPRPLKLSAIDLERLKNTQTKGSETTSLKENSKNVNDTKTVVFKIDGMHCSSCVFNIQSTISALPSVTNIVVSLEKKSAIVNYNPNLISVEELRKAIEAVSPETFKVSLPDQYEHAALLSALASPLKSHTALKDATQPLTQVVVINIEGMTCNSCVQSIEGVISQKAGVKSINVSLANSNGTIEYDPLQTSPEDLRSSIEDMGFDASLSAKTELPVGVTQPSPEEQLASLRTEPTSKPSPNHAAKQEAKSISKCYVQVTGMTCASCVANIERNLRREDGIHSILVALMAGKAEVRYNPAVIQPSAIAELIRELGFGATVMENSGEGDGILDLVVGGMASASCVHKIESTLMKTNGVLYCSVALATNKAHIKYDPEIIGPRDVIQVIKDLGFATTLVKKDRSASHLDHKREIRQWRRAFFVSLAFCIPVMVMMIYMMVKDSQLSEARAHHNMSDEEMEAIHSSMFLERQLLPGLSVMNFLSFILCVPVQIFGGWHFYIQAYKALKHKTANMDVLIVLATSIAFVYSFVILLVAMAEKAKVNPVTFFDTPPMLLAFISLGRWLEHVAKGKTSEALARLISLQATEATIVTLGPDNVLLSEEQVDVELVQRGDIVKVVPGGKFPVDGRVIEGHSMVDESLITGEAMPVTKKPGNTVIAGSINQNGSLLISATHVGADTTLSQIVKLVEEAQTSKAPIQQFADKLSGYFVPFIVAVSVVTLFAWIIIGFVDFEIVEKYFMGYNKSISAAEVIIRFAFQASITVLCIACPCSLGLATPTAVMVGTGVGAQNGILIKGGEPLEMAHKVKVVVFDKTGTITHGTPEVMRVKYLVESNRMPHNKMLAIVGTAESNSEHPLGVAITKYCKKELDSETLGTCTDFQVVPGCGISCKVTNIEALLYRKNKMVEENNAKNVTLVKLEENVEESMQPALIIDADLPTTVTSQKYSVLIGNREWMNRNGLLVKNEVDKAMIEHERKGRTAVLTAVDGVLCGLIAIADTVKPEAELAVYTLKSMGLEVVLMTGDNSKTARSIASQVGISKVFAEVLPSHKVAKVKQLQDEGKRVAMVGDGINDSPALAMANVGIAIGTGTDVAIEAADVVLIKDDLMDVVASIDLSRKTVKRIRINFVFALIYNLIGVPIAAGVFLPIGLVLQPWMGSAAMAASSVSVVLSSLLLKMYQKPSSEKLEFRARGQMKHKSPSEISVHIGIDETGTNSRKLSLMDRIINYSRASINSLFSDKRSVNSIVLNEPDKHSLLVGDFGEDDDTTL from the exons ATGGAGGCAAGATCCATAGTCATCGGCGTGGAGGGCATGACGTGCCATTCCTGCGTTCAGGCCATTGAGCAGCACGTCGGGAAGAGGAATGGTGTCCACAACATTAAA gTATCTCTAGAGGATAAAAATGCCGTCATTATTTATGACTCAAAGCTACAGACTCCAGCAACACTACAGGAAGCAATATATGACATGGGGTTTGATGCTACATCAGCTGGTTCAGACCCACAACCTGTTTTACCTGACACTATTTTTCTTACTATTCCTGCTCAGTCAGCTCTAACATCTAAAGAGATTCGTAGTACACTACTGAAGAACAAAGGTATCCTGGATGTTAAAATGTCCTCTGATCAAAAATCTGCAGTGGTGACTTTCCTTTCTTCCGTTATAAATGGCAAGCAGATTATCCAGATGGTCCCAGGAGTAGACTTAAATATTTCAGCACCAGAACTGACTACAGGAACATGTGAAGATTCCAGCTGGTCTCAAGCAAGTAGCGTTTTGTTGCGCCTGAAAGTGGAGGGGATGACTTGTCATTCCTGCACCAGCACTATTGAAGGGAAGGTTGGCAAATTGCAAGGAGTTCAGCGGATTAAAG tgtcCTTGGACAATCAGGAAGCTGTTGTTGTGTATCAGCCTCATCTAATTACAGCAGAAGAGATAAAATGTCAAATTGAAGCTGTGGGCTTCACAGCATCTTTCAAAAAGCAGCCTAGGCCCCTCAAACTCAGTGCTATTGACCTGGAAAGGTTGAAGAATACTCAGACCAAAGGCTCTGAGACAACATCACTGAAAGAAAACTCCAAGAATGTGAATGATACGAAGACCGTTGTCTTCAAAATTGATGGCATGCACTGCAGCTCGTGTGTCTTCAATATTCAGAGTACCATATCAGCACTCCCGTCGGTAACAAATATAGTTGTTTCATTAGAGAAGAAATCTGCCATTGTAAACTATAACCCAAACTTAATTAGCGTAGAGGAGCTGAGAAAAGCCATAGAGGCGGTGTCTCCAGAGACGTTTAAAGTCAGCCTTCCTGACCAATATGAACATGCAGCGCTTCTCTCTGCACTGGCATCTCCACTGAAGTCTCATACAGCTTTGAAGGATGCTACGCAGCCGCTTACTCAAGTTGTTGTGATAAATATTGAGGGAATGACTTGTAATTCTTGCGTGCAGTCTATTGAGGGAGTCATATCCCAAAAGGCAGGTGTAAAATCCATTAATGTCTCTCTGGCAAATAGTAACGGGACTATAGAATATGACCCTCTGCAAACAAGCCCAGAAGACTTGCGATCCTCAATAGAGGATATGGGATTTGATGCATCTTTATCAG CGAAGACGGAACTCCCTGTGGGGGTAACTCAACCCTCACCCGAAGAGCAGTTGGCATCTCTCAGAACTGAGCCTACCTCCAAACCGTCACCAAACCATGCTGCTAAACAAGAGGCAAAGAGCATATCCAAGTGCTATGTCCAAGTCACAGGAATGACGTGTGCTTCGTGTGTAGCCAACATTGAGAGGAATTTGAGAAGAGAAGATG gaATACATTCAATACTTGTTGCGCTAATGGCAGGAAAGGCAGAAGTGAGGTATAATCCTGCTGTCATACAGCCTTCGGCTATCGCAGAGCTCATACGAGAACTGGGATTTGGAGCTACTGTGATGGAAAACTCTGGTGAAGGAGATGGAATTCTGGATCTTGTT GTGGGAGGAATGGCATCTGCTTCTTGTGTGCACAAAATAGAATCTACCCTCATGAAGACTAATGGTGTTTTATACTGCTCAGTAGCTCTTGCAACCAACAAAGCACACATCAAATACGATCCTGAGATTATAGGTCCTCGAGACGTGATACAAGTGATAAAG GATTTAGGTTTCGCGACTACTTTAGTCAAAAAAGATAGATCTGCTAGTCACCTAGATCATAAACGGGAAATAAGGCA GTGGAGAAGGGCTTTTTTTGTGAGCCTGGCTTTCTGTATTCCTGTCATGGTGATGATGATTTACATGATGGTCAAGGACAGTCAACTCTCGGAGGCTCGCGCACACCACAACATGAGTGATGAGGAAATGGAGGCCATTCACTCCTCTATGTTCCTGGAACGCCAGCTTCTGCCAGGATTGTCTGTTATGAATTTTCTGTCATTTATACTCTGTGTCCCTGTACAG ATATTTGGAGGCTGGCACTTCTATATACAGGCATACAAAGCACTGAAGCACAAAACCGCAAACATGGATGTGCTCATTGTTCTGGCAACCTCCATTGCGTTCGTCTACTCATTTGTTATTCTTCTAGTTGCAATGgctgaaaaagcaaaagtaaacCCCGTGACTTTCTTTGACACACCTCCCATGCTGCTTGCGTTCATCTCATTGGGCCGGTGGCTAGAGCATGTTGCAAag GGTAAAACATCAGAAGCACTGGCTAGACTAATTTCATTACAAGCTACTGAAGCAACTATTGTTACCTTGGGCCCTGATAACGTTCTCTTAAG TGAAGAGCAAGTTGATGTTGAACTGGTTCAGCGAGGTGACATTGTCAAAGTGGTGCCAGGAGGCAAATTCCCAGTGGATGGTCGTGTTATTGAAGGACACTCAATGGTAGATGAATCTCTTATCACAG GTGAAGCGATGCCTGTGACTAAAAAACCTGGCAATACAGTTATTGCAGGTTCTATTAATCAGAATGGATCACTGCTGATTTCGGCAACCCATGTTGGAGCTGATACAACTCTTTCACAGATTGTTAAACTCGTGGAGGAGGCCCAGACCTCAAAG GCTCCTATTCAGCAATTTGCAGACAAACTTAGTGGCTACTTTGTGCCTTTTATTGTGGCTGTTTCTGTGGTTACCCTTTTTGCCTGGATTATAATTGGATTTGTGGATTTCGAAATAGTAGAAAAATACTTTATG GGTTACAATAAGagcatttctgcagcagaagtgatAATCCGCTTTGCTTTCCAAGCCTCTATCACAGTCCTGTGTATTGCGTGCCCCTGTTCCCTGGGGTTAGCCACGCCAACAGCTGTGATGGTTGGTACTGGTGTAGGAGCCCAGAATGGCATACTGATCAAAGGAGGAGAACCGTTAGAGATGGCCCATAAG GTAAAGGTGGTTGTATTTGACAAAACCGGTACAATTACTCATGGGACTCCAGAAGTGATGCGTGTGAAATACCTAGTAGAGAGTAACCGGATGCCACATAATAAAATGCTGGCCATCGTGGGAACTGCAGAGAGTAACAGCGAACATCCTCTTGGAGTAGCAATAACAAAGTACTGCAAAAAG GAACTGGACTCAGAAACCCTTGGGACATGTACAGATTTTCAGGTAGTTCCAGGCTGTGGCATTAGCTGTAAAGTCACCAATATTGAAGCACTGCtctacaggaaaaataaaatggttgaAGAAAACAATGCTAAAAATGTGACACTTGTGAAACTTGAGGAAAATGTGGAGGAATCAATGCAGCCTGCTTTGATTATCGATGCTGATTTACCAA CTACAGTGACTTCTCAAAAATACTCTGTTCTTATTGGGAACCGGGAATGGATGAATAGAAATGGACTTCTTGTTAAAAACGAAGTTGATAAAGCCATGATAGAGCATGAGAGGAAAGGTCGCACGGCAGTTCTTACAGCTGTCGATG GAGTGCTTTGTGGCTTGATAGCTATTGCTGATACTGTGAAACCAGAAGCTGAGCTGGCAGTCTACACTTTGAAAAGTATGGGATTAGAAGTTGTTCTAATGACTGGTGACAACAGCAAGACAGCACGATCTATTGCCTCTCAG GTTGGCATCTCCAAAGTGTTTGCAGAGGTTCTTCCCTCCCACAAAGTAGCCAAAGTGAAACAGCTACAAGATGAAGGAAAACGGGTGGCCATGGTTGGAGATGGTATCAATGACTCTCCTGCACTTGCTATGGCTAATGTGGGAATTGCTATTGGCACGGGTACTGATGTAGCCATCGAGGCAGCTGATGTGGTTCTAATTAAG GATGACTTAATGGATGTGGTAGCGAGTATAGATTTATCAAGGAAGACTGTCAAAAGGATTCGGATCAACTTTGTCTTTGCTCTAATTTATAATCTCATTGGAGTTCCCATAGCTGCTG gtGTGTTCCTGCCCATTGGTCTGGTTTTGCAACCTTGGATGGGATCTGCAGCAATGGCTGCGTCTTCTGTCTCTGTTGTGCTTTCTTCTTTGCTGTTGAAGAT GTACCAGAAACCAAGTTCTGAGAAACTCGAGTTCCGGGCCCGTGGCCAAATGAAGCACAAGAGCCCATCAGAAATCAGTGTCCATATCGGAATTGATGAGACCGGCACAAACTCTCGTAAACTGAGCTTAATGGATCGCATCATCAATTACAGCAGAGCCTCCATAAATTCTCTCTTTTCAGACAAGCGTTCAGTGAACAGCATAGTTCTTAATGAACCAGATAAGCATTCATTGTTGGTGGGAGATTTTGGAGAAGATGATGACACAACGTTATGA